From Symphalangus syndactylus isolate Jambi chromosome X, NHGRI_mSymSyn1-v2.1_pri, whole genome shotgun sequence, the proteins below share one genomic window:
- the TSPYL2 gene encoding testis-specific Y-encoded-like protein 2, whose product MDRPDEGPPAKTRRLSSSESPQRDPPPPPPPPPPPLLRLPLPPPQQRPRLQEETEAAQVLADMRGVGLGPALPPPPPYVILEEGGIRAYFTLGAECPGWDSTIESGYGEAPPPTESLEALPTPEASGGSLEIDFQVVQSSSFGGEGALETCSAVGWGPQRLVDPKSKEEAIIIVEDEDEDEQESMRSSRRRRRRRRRKQRKVKRESRERNAERMESILQALEDIQLDLEAVNIKAGKAFLRLKRKFIQMRRPFLERRDLIIQHIPGFWVKAFLNHPRISILINRRDEDIFRYLTNLQVQDLRHISMGYKMKLYFQTNPYFTNMVIVKEFQRNRSGRLVSHSTPIRWHRGQEPQARRHGNQDASHSFFSWFSNHSLPEADRIAEIIKNDLWVNPLRYYLRERGSRIKRKKQEMKKRKTRGRCEVVIMEDAPDYYAVEDIFSEISDIDETIHDIKISDFMETTDYFETTDNEITDINENICDSESPDHNEVPNETTDNNESADDNETTDNNESAEDNNENPEDNNKNTDDNEENPDNNKNTYGNNFFKGGFWGSHGNNQDSSDSDNEADEASDDEDNDGNEGDNEGSDDDGNEGDNEGSDDDDRDIDYYEKVIEDFDKDQADYEDVIEIISDESVEEGIEEGMEQAEDIYEEGNDEEEGSEDVWEEGEDSDDSDLEDVLQVPNGWANPGKRGKTG is encoded by the exons ATGGACCGCCCAGATGAGGGGCCTCCGGCCAAGACCCGCCGCCTGAGCAGCTCCGAGTCTCCACAGCGCGacccgcccccgccgccgccgccgccgccgccgccgctcctcCGACTGCCGCTGCCTCCACCCCAGCAGCGCCCGAGGCTCCAGGAGGAAACGGAGGCGGCACAGGTGCTGGCCGATATGAGGGGGGTGGGACTGGGCCCCGCGCTGCCCCCGCCGCCTCCCTATGTCATTCTCGAGGAGGGGGGTATCCGCGCATACTTCACGCTCGGTGCTGAGTGTCCCGGCTGGGATTCTACCATCGAGTCAGGGTATGGGGAGGCGCCCCCGCCCACGGAGAGCCTGGAAGCACTCCCCACTCCTGAGGCCTCGGGGGGGAGCCTGGAAATCGATTTTCAGGTTGTACAGTCGAGCAGTTTTGGTGGAGAGGGGGCCCTAGAAACCTGTAGCGCAGTGGGGTGGGGGCCCCAGAGATTAGTTGACCCGAAGAGCAAGGAAGAGGCGATTATCATAGtggaggatgaggatgaggatgagcAGGAGAGTATGAGGAGCAgcaggaggcggcggcggcggcggaggaggaagcagaggaaggtgaagagggaaagcagagagagaaatgCCGAGAGGATGGAGAGCATCCTGCAGGCACTGGAGGATATTCAGCTGGATCTGGAGGCGGTGAACATCAAGGCAGGCAAGGCCTTCCTGCGTCTCAAGCGCAAGTTCATCCAGATGCGAAGACCCTTCCTGGAGCGCAGAGACCTCATCATCCAGCATATCCCAGGCTTCTGGGTCAAAGCA TTCCTCAACCACCCCAGAATTTCAATTTTGATCAACCGACGTGATGAAGACATTTTCCGCTACTTGACCAATCTGCAG GTACAGGATCTCAGACATATCTCCATGGGCTACAAAATGAAGCTGTACTTCCAGACAAACCCCTACTTCACAAACATGGTGATTGTCAAGGAGTTCCAGCGTAACCGTTCAG GCCGGCTGGTGTCTCACTCAACCCCAATCCGCTGGCACCGGGGCCAGGAACCCCAGGCCCGCCGTCATGGGAACCAGGATGCGAGCCACAGCTTCTTCAGCTGGTTCTCAAACCATAGCCTCCCAGAGGCTGACAGGATTGCTGAG ATTATCAAGAATGATCTGTGGGTTAACCCTCTACGCTACTACCTGAGAGAAAGGGGCTCCAGgataaagagaaagaagcaagaaaTGAAGAAACG TAAAACCAGGGGCAGATGTGAGGTGGTGATCATGGAAGACGCCCCTGACTATTATGCAGTGGAAGACATTTTCAGCGAGATCTCAGACATTGATGAGACAATTCATGACATCAAGATCTCTGACTTCATGGAGACCACCGACTACTTTGAGACCACTGACAACGAGATAACTGACATCAATGAGAACATCTGCGACAGTGAGAGCCCTGACCACAATGAGGTCCCCAACGAGACCACTGATAACAATGAGAGTGCTGATGACAACGAAACCACTGACAACAATGAGAGTGCAGAGGACAACAATGAGAATCCTGAAGACAATAACAAGAACACTGATGACAATGAAGAGAACCCTGACAACAACAAGAACACTTACGGCAACAACTTCTTCAAAGGTGGCTTCTGGGGCAGCCATGGCAACAACCAGGACAGCAGCGACAGTGACAATGAAGCAGATgaggccagtgatgatgaagatAATGATGGCAACGAAGGTGACAATGAGGGCAGTGATGATGATGGCAATGAAGGTGACAATGAAGGCAGCGATGATGACGACAGAGACATTGACTACTATGAGAAAGTTATTGAAGACTTTGACAAGGATCAGGCTGACTACGAGGACGTGATAGAGATCATCTCAGACGAATCAGTGGAAGAGGGCATTGAGGAAG GCATGGAGCAAGCTGAGGATATCTATGAGGAAGGAAACgatgaggaggaaggaagtgAAGATGTCTGGGAAGAAGGGGAAGATTCGGACGACTCTGACCTGGAGGATGTGCTTCAGGTCCCAAACGGTTGGGCCAATCCGGGGAAGAGGGGGAAAACCGGATAA